From one Culex quinquefasciatus strain JHB chromosome 3, VPISU_Cqui_1.0_pri_paternal, whole genome shotgun sequence genomic stretch:
- the LOC6037283 gene encoding phospholipid scramblase 2 → MDAGVYVSQQTLLKDDIINSQPVSNGSSQRALPQMLQGPLIGLELLLDTTRIRLRQRIQMVKIYCGCDMPMNFELINERNQIIYQSEEHNGCCIRNCVPQGMRTESILSTMINAPVLRFQRESRCVLNCCLPCCCCALPFSKEQLSVVSIAGGGSVLGTIRHDWSMWTSKFSVLNGTGEVMAKIEGPGKGNFTCGGDIEFQMLAPNGYKLGSITKHYGGLVGELCTDFDEFTINFPLDLDVTLKACLVGAAHLINFLFFEGAFRRLFLAAGAGAYMGCVGATTARH, encoded by the exons ATGGATGCCGGGGTGTACGTGTCGCAG CAAACACTGCTGAAGGATGACATCATCAACAGCCAGCCGGTGTCAAATGGAAGCTCCCAGCGTGCGTTGCCGCAAATGCTGCAAGGTCCGCTAATCGGGCTGGAGCTTTTGCTGGATACCACGCGAATCCGCCTTCGCCAGCGTATCCAAATGGTGAAGATTTACTGCGGCTGTGACATGCCCATGAACTTTGAACTGATCAACGAGCGGAACCAGATCATCTACCAGTCGGAGGAACATAACGGGTGCTGCATCCGGAACTGTGTCCCCCAAGGGATGCGCACGGAATCGATCTTGAGCACCATGATAAATGCTCCGGTGCTGCGATTCCAGCGTGAGTCCCGGTGCGTGCTGAACTGCTGTCTACCGTGCTGTTGCTGTGCGTTGCCCTTCAGCAAGGAACAGTTGTCCGTGGTAAGCATCGCCGGAGGTGGATCCGTCCTCGGAACAATCCGGCACGACTGGTCCATGTGGACGTCGAAGTTCAGCGTGTTGAATGGAACCGGCGAGGTCATGGCCAAAATTGAAGGTCCTGGCAAGGGTAACTTCACCTGCGGTGGAGATATTGAGTTTCAAATGTTGGCACCCAACGGGTACAAGTTGGGTTCGATCACCAAGCATTACGGTGGACTGGTTGGAGAACTTTGTACCGATTTTGATGAGTTTACCATAAACTTCCCACTGGACTTGGATGTTACTTTGAAAGCTTGCTTGGTAGGAGCTGCTCATCTGATC AATTTCCTCTTTTTCGAGGGCGCTTTCCGCCGACTTTTCCTAGCTGCTGGAGCTGGTGCTTATATGGGTTGCGTGGGAGCAACCACAGCACGTCACTAA
- the LOC119769320 gene encoding uncharacterized protein LOC119769320 yields MRVPERMKTVERLKLCTVCLSSHGNSACHSKMRCQIGNCRGQHHPLLHREEAARQFQRVDCNTHKVDGGVIFRTIPITMYAGSKAFNTLAFLDEGSSSTLMEEYVANKLGVQGKLEPLVVSWTAEIDRHENQSRRVSLTLAARGSREMFQLENVRTVSKLQLPQQDVRFKEVQKRYGHLAGVQVAEQVKEKPTILIGLDNIHLFAPLESRVGQQGEPIAVRSKLGWTVYGPDTPKPLVHTFLNLHVVKPASNQELHDMMRDQYVLDEAGVASFSVPESAEEQRAKKILETTTKRTGERFEIGLLWREDERRFPDSYPMATRRLQVLERKLDKNPTLKQNVSQQIAEYQNKGYAHKATAEELKTPSNAVWYLPLNVVLNPRKPDKTRLVWDAAASVRGVSLNSQLLKGPDMLVPLPRVVCRFRERPIALGGDIQEMYHQIRIREEDKQAQRFLFRENPADAPQVYVMDVATFGSACSPSSAQFVKNLNADQYAEEFPEAAAAIKERHYVDDYYDSVDTVEEAIRRANEVKYIHSKGGFNIRNWVSNSKKVLDAMGERSVKTSVHFNQEKSAFYERVLGIVWEPDQDVFCLAVASKPEFRDVLAGERRPTKRIVLSVVMAQFDPAGFLGPITILGKILVQDLWRTGCEWDEMIDELAFQRWLRWINILADAKHFKLPRCYFGNVRWDEIEEIQLHIFADAGDKAYGCVAYFRAVVRGEVVVALVMSRSKVAPLKMLSIPRLELESCVLAARMSQAIHDNHSFPISKTFFWTDSAVVLSWIRSDQRRYKQFVGFRIGAILSMTSLMDWNFVPTQHNIADILTKWGKDPNVRPDSPWVCCPRFIHDQQVNWPKKSLPPPNTTEELRVHLLLHDVKVVDTIVEANHFSRWTMLVRTMACAHRFVSNLKRKTKGLPMETLRATKAQAKMLRPTTVPSVRVALQQDEYKQAEVYLLKMVQAESFIDEVKVMTRNKDRPADQWLALEKSSPLYKLTPLVDEDGLLRMEGRTENAEFLPFDLRFPVILPKDHHVTRMIVQHYHQKFGHGYRETIKNELRQRFFILGVNTLVRQVAAACVWCKVHRNQPLVPRMAALPVQRITPNLRPFSYVGVDYLGPLDVSVGRRSEKRWVALFTCFVTRAVHLEVAYGLTAQTCLMAIRRFICRRGPPVEFFSDNGTNFRGASKELVETVRSIGNDCAEVLTTSRTKWTFNPPAAPHMGGVWERLVRSVKEALEALDDGRRLTDEILMTCLAEAEDMINSRPLTYVAQESSQAEALTPNHFIRGVSPNEPNTVPPSPHPAEALRDAYKRSQQLADVMWQRWIKEYVPSVNQRTKWFGESRPLKAGDLVYIVDGKNRKSWIRGVVEEPVVSGDGRIRQAWVRTNSGLVKRATARLAVLEIEGKPASEASEPGLRAGGC; encoded by the coding sequence ATGCGGGTGCCTGAGCGCATGAAGACCGTGGAGCGCTTGAAGCTGTGCACGGTGTGCTTGAGCAGCCATGGCAACAGCGCGTGCCATTCGAAGATGCGCTGCCAGATCGGAAATTGTCGAGGACAACATCATCCGCTACTTCACCGCGAGGAAGCTGCGAGGCAGTTCCAGCGGGTTGACTGCAACACGCACAAGGTCGACGGCGGGGTGATCTTCCGGACCATTCCGATCACCATGTACGCGGGGAGCAAGGCGTTCAACACTCTGGCGTTTTTGGACGAAGGATCGTCGAGTACACTCATGGAGGAGTACGTGGCCAACAAGCTGGGAGTGCAAGGAAAGCTGGAGCCGCTGGTCGTGTCCTGGACTGCCGAGATCGATCGGCACGAGAACCAATCTCGCCGGGTGAGCCTGACGCTTGCGGCCAGAGGTTCGAGAGAGATGTTCCAGTTGGAGAACGTGCGGACGGTTTCGAAGCTGCAGTTGCCGCAGCAAGATGTGAGGTTTAAGGAGGTGCAGAAGCGGTACGGTCATCTGGCGGGCGTACAGGTTGCGGAGCAGGTCAAGGAGAAACCGACCATCTTGATCGGGCTTGACAACATTCATCTCTTCGCGCCGCTGGAATCAAGAGTCGGTCAACAAGGCGAACCGATTGCTGTCCGTTCAAAGCTCGGCTGGACCGTGTACGGACCTGATACACCCAAGCCCTTGGTGCATACGTTCCTGAATCTGCATGTCGTCAAGCCGGCCAGTAATCAAGAACTCCACGACATGATGAGGGACCAGTACGTTCTCGACGAAGCTGGTGTTGCGTCGTTTTCGGTGCCGGAGTCCGCCGAAGAACAACGAGCGAAGAAAATCTTGGAGACGACGACGAAGCGCACCGGAGAGCGGTTCGAAATCGGTCTGCTGTGGCGCGAGGACGAGCGGCGATTCCCGGACAGCTACCCGATGGCAACGCGGCGGCTGCAGGTGTTGGAGAGAAAGCTGGACAAGAACCCAACGTTGAAGCAGAACGTCTCTCAACAGATCGCGGAGTACCAGAACAAGGGGTACGCGCACAAAGCAACGGCCGAGGAACTGAAGACGCCCAGCAACGCCGTTTGGTATCTGCCACTGAACGTCGTCCTGAACCCTCGGAAGCCGGACAAGACAAGACTGGTTTGGGACGCGGCGGCGTCGGTACGGGGTGTCTCGCTGAACTCACAGCTGCTCAAGGGACCGGACATGTTGGTGCCACTGCCACGAGTTGTGTGTCGTTTCCGGGAGAGACCGATCGCGCTGGGTGGGGACATCCAAGAAATGTACCATCAGATCAGGATCAGAGAGGAGGACAAGCAAGCTCAACGCTTCCTGTTCCGCGAGAACCCTGCCGACGCTCCGCAGGTGTACGTCATGGACGTTGCAACTTTCGGGTCGGCTTGCTCCCCAAGTTCGGCTCAGTTCGTGAAGAACCTGAACGCGGACCAGTATGCGGAGGAGTTCCCGGAGGCAGCGGCGGCAATTAAGGAACGACACTACGTGGACGACTACTACGACTCGGTGGACACGGTCGAGGAAGCGATTCGGCGGGCCAACGAGGTGAAGTACATCCACTCGAAAGGAGGTTTCAACATCCGGAATTGGGTGTCTAACTCGAAGAAGGTGCTGGACGCGATGGGAGAACGAAGCGTGAAGACATCCGTGCACTTCAACCAGGAAAAGTCGGCTTTCTACGAGCGTGTACTCGGCATAGTCTGGGAACCGGATCAGGACGTGTTCTGTTTAGCGGTGGCCTCGAAGCCGGAGTTCCGTGACGTTCTGGCGGGAGAGCGACGTCCGACCAAGCGGATCGTGCTGAGTGTGGTCATGGCGCAATTCGATCCAGCGGGATTCCTCGGACCGATCACCATTCTCGGGAAGATCCTGGTGCAAGATCTGTGGCGCACGGGATGCGAGTGGGACGAAATGATCGACGAGTTGGCTTTCCAGAGGTGGCTGCGTTGGATCAACATTTTGGCGGACGCGAAGCACTTCAAACTACCAAGGTGCTATTTCGGGAACGTGCGGTGGGACGAGATTGAGGAGATTCAGCTGCACATCTTCGCGGATGCGGGCGACAAGGCATACGGATGCGTGGCGTATTTCCGGGCAGTTGTCCGGGGCGAAGTGGTGGTGGCGCTGGTGATGAGTCGGTCCAAGGTGGCGCCCCTGAAAATGCTGTCCATCCCGCGTCTGGAGCTGGAGTCGTGTGTACTTGCGGCGCGCATGTCCCAGGCGATTCACGACAACCACAGTTTCCCGATCAGCAAGACCTTTTTCTGGACTGATTCGGCGGTCGTCCTGTCGTGGATCCGTTCCGATCAGCGTCGCTACAAACAGTTCGTTGGATTTCGGATTGGTGCCATTTTGAGCATGACGTCGCTGATGGATTGGAACTTCGTCCCGACACAACATAACATCGCCGACATCCTGACGAAGTGGGGTAAGGACCCGAACGTCCGGCCCGACAGTCCGTGGGTCTGCTGCCCAAGGTTCATCCACGACCAGCAAGTAAACTGGCCGAAGAAAAGCCTGCCCCCACCGAACACCACGGAGGAACTTCGCGTGCATCTTCTTCTACACGACGTGAAGGTGGTGGACACCATCGTGGAGGCGAACCATTTCTCAAGGTGGACGATGCTGGTGAGGACCATGGCGTGCGCTCACCGATTCGTGTCGAACCTCAAGCGGAAAACGAAAGGGCTGCCGATGGAGACGCTGCGTGCGACGAAGGCGCAGGCGAAGATGCTGAGACCGACGACGGTACCATCGGTACGTGTGGCTCTGCAGCAGGACGAGTACAAGCAGGCGGAGGTGTACCTGCTGAAGATGGTGCAGGCGGAGAGCTTCATCGACGAGGTGAAAGTGATGACCAGGAACAAGGATCGTCCGGCGGATCAGTGGCTCGCCCTCGAAAAATCAAGTCCGCTGTACAAGCTGACTCCACTGGTCGACGAAGACGGCCTGCTGCGGATGGAGGGTAGAACCGAGAACGCGGAGTTTCTGCCTTTCGATCTGAGATTCCCAGTGATTCTACCGAAGGATCACCATGTCACCCGGATGATTGTCCAGCACTACCACCAGAAGTTCGGACACGGATATCGCGAGACGATCAAGAACGAGCTGCGCCAGCGTTTCTTCATTCTGGGGGTCAACACACTGGTTCGACAAGTGGCGGCGGCGTGCGTCTGGTGCAAGGTGCACCGCAATCAGCCGTTGGTTCCAAGGATGGCGGCGCTTCCTGTGCAACGCATCACACCGAATCTTCGCCCGTTCAGTTACGTCGGGGTTGATTATCTGGGTCCGCTCGACGTGTCAGTGGGACGTCGGTCCGAGAAGCGTTGGGTAGCGCTGTTCACATGCTTCGTCACGCGCGCGGTGCATCTGGAGGTGGCGTATGGACTGACGGCACAAACGTGTCTGATGGCGATTCGCCGTTTCATCTGTCGTCGAGGCCCTCCGGTCGAGTTCTTCTCCGACAACGGAACGAACTTTCGGGGCGCGAGCAAGGAGCTGGTGGAGACGGTGCGGAGCATCGGGAACGACTGCGCCGAGGTGCTGACAACGTCGAGAACGAAGTGGACCTTCAACCCACCCGCTGCACCCCACATGGGGGGTGTTTGGGAGCGTCTGGTCCGCTCTGTGAAGGAGGCGCTGGAGGCGTTGGACGACGGGCGGCGGCTGACGGACGAGATTCTTATGACCTGTCTGGCGGAAGCGGAGGACATGATAAACTCACGTCCGCTCACGTACGTGGCTCAAGAATCGTCGCAGGCGGAGGCACTCACACCAAATCACTTCATCCGAGGAGTTTCACCGAACGAACCCAACACGGTTCCGCCATCCCCTCACCCTGCAGAAGCTCTACGTGACGCCTACAAGCGGTCGCAACAGTTGGCAGATGTGATGTGGCAGCGCTGGATCAAGGAGTACGTGCCGTCGGTGAATCAACGCACGAAGTGGTTCGGTGAGTCGAGGCCGCTGAAGGCGGGCGACCTGGTCTACATCGTCGACGGGAAGAACAGGAAGTCCTGGATCCGTGGAGTGGTCGAGGAGCCAGTCGTGTCCGGCGACGGAAGGATTCGCCAAGCATGGGTGCGAACCAACAGCGGGCTGGTGAAGCGCGCGACAGCGAGGCTGGCCGTGCTAGAGATCGAGGGTAAACCTGCTTCAGAAGCCTCGGAACCGGGTTTACGGGCCGGGGGATGTTGA
- the LOC6037281 gene encoding phospholipid scramblase 3, whose translation MTTYINLHGTVAHNPPPYTMPLAEPIVVQPLRINVLVPVERLTTALPLDLDFLNDTEVIRFRQDSDMVEIFCRCSMPISFELVDQNDHVLLKTKELDNCPMRNCVPQGLRTDTLVSRPNGLNVLKFKREPRCVLNCCLPFCCIPLPFSNERLTVSGANGTTLGVIRHDWSVWRSQLSVLNAMGTVLLKIGGPPFNVGCCDDLVYTVQNVTGQFVGSITKKYSGLVHEMCTDYDSYVLSLPRDMDVACKALLIAAVYHINFLFFEGALRTVPARVACLAACCKCNDICPGSLFLFSLLE comes from the exons ATGACAACCTACATTAATCTCCATGGAACGGTG GCTCACAATCCACCACCGTACACCATGCCGCTAGCCGAACCCATCGTCGTCCAACCACTTCGGATCAACGTCCTCGTTCCAGTTGAGCGACTCACTACAGCTCTCCCGTTGGATTTGGATTTTCTTAACGATACGGAAGTTATCCGCTTCCGCCAAGATTCCGACATGGTGGAGATCTTTTGCCGTTGCTCGATGCCCATCAGCTTCGAGCTGGTCGACCAGAACGATCACGTGCTCCTGAAAACGAAAGAACTGGACAACTGTCCCATGCGGAACTGTGTCCCACAGGGACTCCGGACGGACACGTTGGTCAGCAGGCCGAACGGCTTGAACGTTCTTAAATTTAAACGCGAGCCACGTTGCGTGCTCAACTGTTGTTTACCGTTCTGCTGCATTCCACTTCCGTTCAGCAACGAGCGGTTGACGGTTTCCGGTGCCAACGGAACCACGCTCGGTGTAATCCGGCACGATTGGTCCGTTTGGCGATCCCAACTAAGCGTGCTCAACGCGATGGGAACGGTGCTGTTGAAGATCGGAGGACCCCCGTTTAACGTGGGATGTTGTGACGATCTGGTGTACACGGTGCAGAACGTTACGGGACAGTTTGTTGGGAGCATTACGAAGAAGTACTCCGGACTGGTTCACGAGATGTGCACCGATTACGACAGTTATGTACTGAGCTTGCCCAGAGACATGGACGTGGCGTGTAAAGCTTTGCTTATTGCTGCGGTTTATCATATT aactttttgttttttgaaggaGCACTTAGAACGGTGCCGGCTCGGGTTGCTTGTTTGGCGGCATGCTGCAAGTGCAATGATATATGTCCcggaagtttatttttgttttcattgctGGAATAA
- the LOC6037279 gene encoding phospholipid scramblase 1 isoform X4, with product MTIPQGIPNCPPGLEYLTSIDQLLVHQKVELLEAFTGFETANKYTVKNTLGQKVYWAVEDTDCCTRNCCGPARPFDMKVLDFYQNEVLHFNRPLRCQSCCFPCCLQELEVSAPPGNVIGMVEQNWSIFTPQFSIKDTSGNTVLRIEGPFCTFSICGDVEFKVVTNDGNQVGKISKQWSGIAREMFTDADHFGINFPMDLDVRVKATLLGALFLIDYMFFEKKGNAEQDRPGML from the exons ATGACTATTCCGCAAGGAATACCGAACTGTCCGCCCGGCTTGGAGTACCTTACGTCCATTGACCAGCTGCTGGTGCATCAGAAGGTCGAGCTGCTGGAGGCGTTCACCGGGTTCGAGACCGCAAACAAGTACACCGTGAAGAACACCCTCGGCCAGAAGGTGTACTGGGCGGTCGAGGACACGGACTGTTGCACCCGGAACTGCTGCGGGCCGGCTCGGCCGTTCGACATGAAGGTGCTGGACTTTTACCAGAACGAGGTGCTGCACTTTAACCGTCCGCTGCGTTGCCAGTCGTGCTGCTTCCCGTGCTGTCTGCAGGAGCTGGAGGTTTCCGCCCCGCCCGGAAACGTCATCGGTATGGTCGAGCAGAACTGGTCCATTTTTACGCCCCAGTTCAGCATCAAGGACACCAGCGGAAACACGGTGCTCCGGATCGAGGGACCGTTCTGTACGTTCAGCATCTGTGGTGACGTGGAGTTCAAG GTCGTCACCAACGATGGCAATCAGGTGGGTAAAATCTCCAAGCAATGGTCTGGCATTGCGCGGGAGATGTTTACCGACGCAGACCACTTTGGCATCAACTTCCCAATGGACTTGGACGTAAGGGTGAAGGCCACACTGCTGGGAGCATTGTTCCTCATC GACTACATGTTCTTCGAAAAGAAGGGCAACGCTGAACAAGATCGACCAGGAATGTTATAA
- the LOC6037279 gene encoding phospholipid scramblase 1 isoform X3 — protein sequence MFKAEYGSTILGSTFFGRGWMTIPQGIPNCPPGLEYLTSIDQLLVHQKVELLEAFTGFETANKYTVKNTLGQKVYWAVEDTDCCTRNCCGPARPFDMKVLDFYQNEVLHFNRPLRCQSCCFPCCLQELEVSAPPGNVIGMVEQNWSIFTPQFSIKDTSGNTVLRIEGPFCTFSICGDVEFKVVTNDGNQVGKISKQWSGIAREMFTDADHFGINFPMDLDVRVKATLLGALFLIDYMFFEKKGNAEQDRPGML from the exons atgtttaaggcAGAATATGGTTCTACCATTCTAGGGTCAACCTTTTTTGGTC GTGGCTGGATGACTATTCCGCAAGGAATACCGAACTGTCCGCCCGGCTTGGAGTACCTTACGTCCATTGACCAGCTGCTGGTGCATCAGAAGGTCGAGCTGCTGGAGGCGTTCACCGGGTTCGAGACCGCAAACAAGTACACCGTGAAGAACACCCTCGGCCAGAAGGTGTACTGGGCGGTCGAGGACACGGACTGTTGCACCCGGAACTGCTGCGGGCCGGCTCGGCCGTTCGACATGAAGGTGCTGGACTTTTACCAGAACGAGGTGCTGCACTTTAACCGTCCGCTGCGTTGCCAGTCGTGCTGCTTCCCGTGCTGTCTGCAGGAGCTGGAGGTTTCCGCCCCGCCCGGAAACGTCATCGGTATGGTCGAGCAGAACTGGTCCATTTTTACGCCCCAGTTCAGCATCAAGGACACCAGCGGAAACACGGTGCTCCGGATCGAGGGACCGTTCTGTACGTTCAGCATCTGTGGTGACGTGGAGTTCAAG GTCGTCACCAACGATGGCAATCAGGTGGGTAAAATCTCCAAGCAATGGTCTGGCATTGCGCGGGAGATGTTTACCGACGCAGACCACTTTGGCATCAACTTCCCAATGGACTTGGACGTAAGGGTGAAGGCCACACTGCTGGGAGCATTGTTCCTCATC GACTACATGTTCTTCGAAAAGAAGGGCAACGCTGAACAAGATCGACCAGGAATGTTATAA